A genomic stretch from Helianthus annuus cultivar XRQ/B chromosome 1, HanXRQr2.0-SUNRISE, whole genome shotgun sequence includes:
- the LOC110934749 gene encoding uncharacterized protein LOC110934749 — MTHKHCFEALDRTMKDISRSSQPNMQSKPFGGKVILFGGDFRQILPVIPKGTRTMIVNAFLNSSYIWRHCQVLKLTENMRLRVGCQEADLKEIKEFREWILKLGDGLLGEENDSETDIEIPDDLLIHDQVNPISSLISFIYPDMNKFLWDLTYFQQRAILAPTNEVVDSINKELLESLPGEEKVYFSSDSLCQSEEESELNMALFPPDVLNNLPLSGLPNHKLVLKLGAPVMLLRNIDQDVVLGREEQGKREMDF; from the exons ATGACTCACAAGCATTGTTTCGAGGCTCTTGATAGAACAATGAAAGACATATCACGTTCCAGTCAACCGAACATGCAATCCAAGCCGTTTGGGGGAAAGGTCATTCTATTTGGTGGTGATTTTAGACAAATTCTTCCGGTCATCCCTAAAGGTACCAGAACAATGATAGTCAATGCTTTTTTGAATTCTTCTTATATATGGCGGCACTGTCAAGTACTAAAGCTAACTGAGAATATGAGATTAAGAGTTGGTTGTCAGGAAGCAGATTTGAAAGAAATAAAAGAATTTAGAGAATGGATTTTAAAGCTTGGTGATGGTCTGCTTGGTGAAGAAAATGATAGTGAGACTGATATTGAAATACCAGATGATTTACTTATTCATGACCAAGTCAATCCTATTTCTTCTCTCATTTCATTTATATATCCAGACATGAATAAGTTTTTGTGGGATTTAACATATTTCCAACAAAGAGCGATTCTTGCTCCAACTAATGAAGTAGTGGATTCAATAAATAAAGAGTTGTTAGAGAGTCTGCCCGGTGAAGAAAAGGTTTATTTTAGTTCTGATAGTTTATGCCAATCGGAGGAAGAATCAGAGCTTAATATGGCATTGTTTCCTCCTGATGTGTTAAACAATCTTCCTTTATCTGGTTTACCTAACCATAAATTAGTACTGAAACTTGGTGCTCCAGTGATGTTACTCAGAAACATTGATCAG GATGTGGTTCTCGGCCGTGAGGAGCAAGGGAAAAGAGAAATGGATTTTTGA